A genomic segment from Lignipirellula cremea encodes:
- a CDS encoding DUF4838 domain-containing protein produces the protein MLVRFQTAIRFFALIGALLLSLIPSSPAWAATAGEAGKDELVIAQGRRAAATVVVAAEAGPNEKQAADDLVKYVEMMSGVKLPLASTPETIAQALQSKGPLLIIGQAALQAQPQLKAKLAGVLKKDPHLRADGIVLQRQGNRVYLAGANDLSHYFAVAELLRQWGCRWYLPTEFGECIPDESRLAIGQLDYAYGSPFEIRAYWISWNGDNTGAADFQKRNMLSGRGDMPSTGHGLGKYTKGLGKGTFDFPITDPKSAQHVAAQVDPLFAAGKDFSLGMEDGSYDSAYPKDQELMKLQWDKYFLRWSVTDPMLELYNNVARILQKKYPNSPSKIGFLAYANMTIPPVRDMRAERSLYCELAPIDIDPIHGMDDPQSPPRQEYRDMLAKWAKVMEGRLCIYDYDQGMLVWRDLPNPSHRGFQQDVQHYLKADILGVNTESRNAIATTFLNLHCRARLLWEPQLDLDGLLEEFYPTFYGPAAEPMQVYWETIYDAWENTIATEHEYFIAQAVYTPAVLAVLKRELANAEKTLNPLRVAGRKLSRNEQRYLDRMTFTRLSYQMIDSYMTMVKAAATDGDYKAAVAAGERALKTRQALTDMNGVFTSTKLEGGGYAWWNGEVKQYRELAPFVSGEKGKLLARLPLEWAARRDPNRVGVKQGLPQATADLTWWKEHQAEYDLDGLKDYPVDQWEVLRSDLYAQAQGVRHPDRQSFVGDLWYTTTIDLKPEQTADARLRFPGLFNECWLYVNGEEVAMRKQGKMWWLNDYRFEWDVDLAGKLKPGENTITLRCNIEHHFGGMFRRPFLYQAVE, from the coding sequence CGAAATGATGTCGGGCGTGAAGCTGCCCCTTGCCAGTACGCCGGAAACGATCGCCCAGGCGCTTCAATCGAAAGGTCCCCTGCTGATCATCGGCCAGGCCGCCCTGCAGGCCCAGCCGCAACTCAAAGCAAAGCTGGCCGGCGTCCTGAAAAAAGACCCGCACCTGCGGGCTGACGGCATTGTGCTGCAACGCCAGGGGAACCGCGTGTATCTGGCCGGGGCGAACGACCTCAGCCATTACTTCGCCGTGGCCGAACTGCTGCGGCAGTGGGGCTGCCGCTGGTACCTGCCGACCGAGTTCGGCGAGTGCATCCCCGACGAATCCCGCCTGGCGATCGGCCAGCTGGATTACGCCTATGGCTCCCCGTTTGAAATTCGCGCCTACTGGATCTCCTGGAACGGCGATAACACCGGCGCCGCGGACTTTCAAAAACGGAACATGCTCTCCGGCCGCGGCGACATGCCCAGCACGGGGCATGGCCTGGGGAAGTACACCAAAGGGCTAGGGAAAGGGACGTTTGACTTCCCCATCACCGATCCCAAATCGGCCCAGCACGTGGCGGCCCAGGTCGACCCGCTGTTCGCCGCCGGGAAAGATTTCTCGCTCGGCATGGAAGACGGCTCGTACGATTCGGCCTACCCCAAAGATCAGGAGCTGATGAAGCTGCAGTGGGACAAATACTTCCTGCGCTGGTCGGTCACCGATCCGATGCTGGAACTGTATAACAATGTCGCCCGGATCCTGCAGAAGAAGTACCCCAACAGCCCCTCGAAAATCGGCTTCCTGGCCTACGCCAACATGACGATACCACCCGTCCGTGACATGCGGGCGGAGCGGTCGTTGTACTGCGAACTGGCTCCCATCGATATCGATCCGATCCACGGCATGGACGATCCCCAGAGCCCGCCCCGGCAAGAGTACCGCGATATGCTCGCCAAATGGGCGAAGGTCATGGAAGGGCGACTCTGCATCTACGATTACGACCAGGGGATGCTCGTCTGGCGTGATCTGCCCAATCCTTCGCATCGCGGTTTCCAGCAGGATGTGCAGCACTATCTCAAAGCCGACATCCTGGGCGTCAACACGGAAAGCCGGAACGCCATTGCCACCACCTTCTTGAATCTGCACTGCCGGGCTCGCTTGCTGTGGGAGCCGCAACTGGACCTCGACGGCCTGCTGGAAGAGTTCTACCCGACCTTCTACGGACCTGCCGCCGAGCCGATGCAAGTTTACTGGGAAACGATTTACGACGCCTGGGAAAACACGATCGCCACCGAGCATGAGTACTTCATCGCCCAGGCCGTGTATACGCCGGCCGTCCTGGCGGTGCTGAAACGGGAACTGGCGAACGCGGAAAAGACGCTCAATCCGCTGCGGGTCGCCGGCAGAAAGCTGTCGCGGAACGAGCAACGGTATCTGGACCGGATGACGTTCACCCGGCTCAGTTATCAAATGATCGACTCCTACATGACGATGGTCAAAGCGGCCGCCACCGACGGCGACTACAAGGCGGCCGTCGCTGCGGGGGAACGCGCTCTGAAAACGCGGCAAGCCTTGACCGACATGAACGGCGTGTTCACCTCGACCAAACTTGAAGGCGGCGGCTACGCCTGGTGGAACGGCGAAGTCAAACAGTACCGCGAACTGGCTCCGTTCGTCTCCGGAGAAAAAGGAAAGCTCCTCGCCCGACTGCCGCTGGAATGGGCCGCCCGTCGCGATCCCAACCGCGTCGGCGTCAAGCAGGGACTGCCCCAGGCCACGGCCGATCTCACCTGGTGGAAAGAACACCAGGCCGAGTACGACCTCGACGGCCTCAAAGACTACCCCGTCGACCAGTGGGAAGTGCTTCGCAGCGATCTGTACGCCCAGGCCCAGGGCGTCCGCCACCCTGATCGGCAAAGCTTTGTTGGCGACCTGTGGTACACGACCACCATCGACCTCAAGCCCGAGCAGACAGCCGACGCCCGACTGCGATTCCCGGGTCTGTTCAACGAGTGCTGGCTGTACGTGAACGGCGAAGAAGTCGCCATGCGAAAGCAGGGGAAAATGTGGTGGCTCAACGACTACCGTTTCGAATGGGACGTCGATCTGGCCGGCAAGCTCAAGCCGGGCGAGAATACGATCACGCTACGGTGCAATATAGAGCATCACTTCGGCGGCATGTTCCGCCGCCCCTTCCTCTACCAGGCAGTCGAATAA